From the Halorussus salinus genome, the window ATACGTTCGACCGAGGCGGTCCGCGACGTACTCGTAAATCTCGCGCTTGGGCGAGATAGCGTCGCGAAACCTCCGACGTTTGCCGAGGAAGTACGAGACGAGCGGTCCCCAGTTCGCGGGCAACGACATCCGCGTCCCGTCGGCGACCGGGAACGTCGTCAGTTCCTTGCTCATGTTGTGCGAGTAGTAGTAGAAGTTGAGTACGTCGATGGCGGTCCGGAGGTCCGACTCGCGGGTCCGCGCGAGGAGCGTCCCGACCTCCTCGGTCGCCGTCTCGTCGTCGCCGGGCGCGACGAAGGTCGGGCGCATGCACGAGACCGCGCCGACCAGATAGCCGATGGCCGACGGGTCGGCCGCGAAGTCGGTGTCGCGCACCGAGAGCGCGAGGCGAGCGTAGAGTCGTCGGAGGGTCTCGCTCTCGACGTACGGGTCGGTGAACTGGGCGTTCTTGGCGACTTTGAACGCGAACCCGCCGAAGTCGCGGGTCGCGTAGAGGTACGCGCCCGGCGAGAGTTGCGGGCGCTTCATGTCCACCGTCGCCACGGCGTCGGTGTTCTGGCCGTTGCAGACGATGTCGTACCGGTCGTCCGCGTCGAGGCCGTTGCTCGGCGCGAACGGATTGACGAAGTCGCGCTCCAGATTCCGCTGGAGTCGGTCGAGAGTCGCCGCCGAGTCGGGCGGCCAGCGGTAGTCGAACACGTCCAACTCAGCGCCCGCGGCGTCCGCGACCCTGCGCGCTCGGGGGACGTTGTTCGCGTTCGGGCCGATGTCCACGGCGGCGAGGTCGAGCGCCCCGTCGCCGCGGTGTCGGTCCAGCGCGAGGTAGTAGGCCGTGCTATCGACGCCGCCCGAGAACAGCAGGAGAACGTCCTCGTCGGCGACGGGTCGCGCTATCTCTCCGAACGCGGACGCGAGATTCGCCGGACGGCCCTCTCCCCGGCCCGCGAAGTGGCGGAACTCCGCGATAGAGCCGCCGTCTACGTCGATGTAGCTCGCAGGCGGGAGTCGGTGAATCGACTCGAAGACGCTCGTAAACGGTAACTGCAACTCGACGCGCTCGTAGAACCGTTCGAGCGCGTCGGGGTCGAACGACAGTCGCTCCCGCGGTACGTACTCCAGCGCGCGCGACAGCACGGTGGCGACCACCGTCGAGTCGCCCAGCGGCGCGACGTACCCGCCGGGGTAGCCCGGCGACGTGACTAGTCGGACGCCCTCCTCGGCGAAGTCCGCGAGGACGTAACTGCCACACGACCGCCGCGCCTCGGCGGCCAGAAAGTCCGACAGGTCTCGGTTTCGGTACTCGTCGGCCAGTCGCTCGGCCGACGCGTGGAGCGGCCTGCCGAACACGCGAACCCCGTCGTCGGGCGAGTCGGTCGTGTGAACGCGAAACTCCTCGGTCTCGTCCGGCGTCCCCGCGGACGCCGAAGCCCCGCGTGCGCCCGTCGCTCGGCCACCGTCAGTTCGGTCTCCCGCGGTCTCGTCCCCCGTCATTCTCTCTCAATGCCAATCAGACGGGTATTAAAAATGACGCCCCGGAGGACCGTCACGACGGGCGACCCGGACGAGCGGGTTCCAAATCGCTCGCGGTCGCTACCGCGCGGGCGGCGTCGGACTCCGAGACCGGTTCCGGCGCGAACGCCGCGCGCTCGTAAGTCTCGGTCAGGCGTTTCAGGTCGTCGGCGCGCTCCGCCGAGAGGCCGCCGTCGCGGCAGTCAGCGTAGAACTCCCAGTGGGTCTCGGCCGAGGAGCGCCCGACCGCTCCGTCGAGTCGCTTCCGGGCGGCGGCGTAGGCCAGCAAGGCCGCCTCGTCGGCGGGGTCCGTGGTGGGGTCGCTCGCGGCGGCGTCACCATCCAGTCGCTCGGCGGCCGCGTCGAGGAGGGCGTCGGCCGACCGGTCGGCGTCGCCCGGAACGGTCGCCGAGAGGTCCGACGCCGCCGACGCGGGCGCGGGCGTCTCGTCGTCGCCGAGGCTCCAGTCGTCGCCGCC encodes:
- a CDS encoding asparagine synthetase B family protein, producing MTGDETAGDRTDGGRATGARGASASAGTPDETEEFRVHTTDSPDDGVRVFGRPLHASAERLADEYRNRDLSDFLAAEARRSCGSYVLADFAEEGVRLVTSPGYPGGYVAPLGDSTVVATVLSRALEYVPRERLSFDPDALERFYERVELQLPFTSVFESIHRLPPASYIDVDGGSIAEFRHFAGRGEGRPANLASAFGEIARPVADEDVLLLFSGGVDSTAYYLALDRHRGDGALDLAAVDIGPNANNVPRARRVADAAGAELDVFDYRWPPDSAATLDRLQRNLERDFVNPFAPSNGLDADDRYDIVCNGQNTDAVATVDMKRPQLSPGAYLYATRDFGGFAFKVAKNAQFTDPYVESETLRRLYARLALSVRDTDFAADPSAIGYLVGAVSCMRPTFVAPGDDETATEEVGTLLARTRESDLRTAIDVLNFYYYSHNMSKELTTFPVADGTRMSLPANWGPLVSYFLGKRRRFRDAISPKREIYEYVADRLGRTYQDAAFDSVADRKREMAAESAYKADLPLPLLGRNADRLDPDESLVVSMASDDELAADLRTRYESALGRVGGTATYHEARKLHRIVNLEAILSNVYG